The DNA region TCCTCTGCGACATGTTTATCATCGGGAACCTTGCCTATCAGGCCGCTGAAAATACTGCGTGTCAGCGCAGGTGATTTCATCTGATATTCCATCATCTGCTGGAAGAAAGCTTCGAGCCGTTCGACAGGGCTTTTTGACTTATCGTCCAATACGCTGAACATGGTGTTCATAGTCTCTAAGAAACTCTTGAGACTTTCCTGGATCAAGCTGTCCTTTGAGCCGAAATAGTAATTGATTGCGGCGATATTTACTTTCGCGGCGACAGCAATTTTCCTGACGGTGATGCTATGAACACCGTCCTTGGACATGATTTGAAGGGTAGATTTAATAATCTTATCCTTCGTCTTTTCACGTTTCATAAATAACCTCCCCAGAGATTTCACAACAATAAAGTAATAAGAAAATAAAAATATTTCAAATATTTACTAAAATATTTTATTAATTTTTAACTAATAAGTCATTTAAACTACGATTTTTCATTAAATCCACGACTTGGTCGGACATTTCATGCCAAAAGTCGCCTACCGCGCAGCGCTTCTTCGCCTTACGGTAACAATTTTTTACTCCGCGAACGCACGGTACGAAGGTCATATCCTCGTTCAATGCAGACGCGATCTCATAAATATTGATCTTCTTAGGGTCTTTTATCAGCTTATACCCGCCGCCCTTACCCCTGTTTCCTTTGATAAACCCCGCCTTCACGAAGGAAGAAATAATCTGTTCCAGATATTTGTTGGATATCTGCTCCTCCTCGGCGATATGGGAAATGGAG from Brevinematales bacterium includes:
- a CDS encoding TetR family transcriptional regulator: MKREKTKDKIIKSTLQIMSKDGVHSITVRKIAVAAKVNIAAINYYFGSKDSLIQESLKSFLETMNTMFSVLDDKSKSPVERLEAFFQQMMEYQMKSPALTRSIFSGLIGKVPDDKHVAEDEKNRFGKFKSIAAEITGIKDDEQVSLKGIVLMSSILQPIMLGSYLKYLAGLDFSKPADRKKYLDYVINTVLKK
- a CDS encoding Rrf2 family transcriptional regulator, which gives rise to MKMPTKLRYGLRFMSNIAVYYGRNELVSISHIAEEEQISNKYLEQIISSFVKAGFIKGNRGKGGGYKLIKDPKKINIYEIASALNEDMTFVPCVRGVKNCYRKAKKRCAVGDFWHEMSDQVVDLMKNRSLNDLLVKN